A stretch of the Rosa rugosa chromosome 5, drRosRugo1.1, whole genome shotgun sequence genome encodes the following:
- the LOC133711373 gene encoding sugar transporter ERD6-like 5 has protein sequence MICCGVAFVFFLGNVITWRTLAVIGAIPSLVHIIGLFFIPESPRWLAKIGRHKDFEAALQRLRGKHADISQEAAEIMNYTEMFQHHSEKVLDLFQKRYAYSLIVGVGLMSLQQLGGSYAITFYASSIFVDAGFPSDIGTISSSLIAIPGVALSVLLTDKAGRRPLLMVSAGGLCLCNFLVGLAFCFQDLNLWKEVTPILVYISLLIYPINVKGSAGSLSSLVKWSCAWIVTYTFNFMMDWSSAGTFFIFSAICGITLLFVAKLVPETKGRTLEEIQASIAHFH, from the exons ATGATTTGTTGCGGCGTAGCATTTGTGTTTTTCCTTGGAAATGTCATAACCTGGCGGACCTTGGCGGTTATCG GTGCTATTCCATCTCTTGTACACATTATAGGCCTATTTTTTATTCCAGAGTCTCCAAGGTGGCTG GCCAAAATTGGTAGGCACAAGGACTTTGAAGCAGCTCTTCAGCGTCTGAGAGGAAAGCATGCCGACATATCTCAAGAAGCAGCTGAAATCATG AATTATACAGAAATGTTTCAGCACCACTCGGAAAAAGTCCTAGACTTGTTCCAAAAGAGATATGCTTACTCACTCATA GTTGGAGTTGGGCTCATGTCACTGCAACAACTTGGGGGTTCCTATGCAATAACATTTTACGCAAGTTCTATATTTGTAGATGCAG GTTTTCCAAGTGACATTGGAACTATATCATCGTCTCTCATTGCG ATACCTGGTGTTGCACTGAGTGTGCTCTTAACAGACAAAGCTGGAAGAAGACCACTTCTAATG GTTTCTGCAGGAGGATTGTGCTTGTGTAACTTCCTTGTGGGCTTGGCATTCTGCTTTCAG GACCTCAACTTGTGGAAGGAGGTCACTCCCATTTTGGTGTACATTAGCTTATTG ATATACCCCATAAACGTTAAAGGTTCAGCTGGAAGCCTCTCGAGTTTGGTAAAATGGTCTTGTGCTTGGATAGTAACATACACTTTCAATTTCATGATGGACTGGAGCTCGGCAG GAACATTCTTCATCTTCTCAGCCATTTGTGGCATAACACTTCTGTTTGTAGCAAAGCTGGTGCCGGAGACTAAGGGGCGAACCCTAGAGGAAATACAAGCATCAATTGCCCATTTCCACTGA